TCACGTGCAAACAATCTTACCAGGTCGTCTACTTGTAACAAGGTATTAAATTCCGTTGGACTCGGAactatacacataaataacaGGACTGTACAAGACTTTAAAACTCACTCAACGAGTTTCTCTACTAAACAAGATTTGAAAGAATCcagataaataaagtaaaagtatTAAGTAGGATAGAATGAAAACTGCGTCTAGACAAAGGTAGTGGAGGACAAAGTGCGGTATGACGGAGCGACGATATATGAAAGGGGGTGGAAATGGAATTTTACCACAAGTGGCAGTTCCCTGCTTAGAAGATAAAGCTGGAaaggatatttaaatacaatcgtTAGATATAACGTTCTTagcctttttatttaatcgttTTTCTTTAATTGTTAACGACATCTGTACACAGTAGCCTGTCTTTTTAAGGACCATGACAACTTGGAAAATTTAATGTGATTTGACCAAGAGGACATGTGtaagaaatagaaatttattcctattcatgatattattatgaacATTAACCTAACGCTGATGATCGcgtttaagaataaaaaatataaaagatttgagGGAATATGGTTTCGAGGGACATTAAGTACAAGTCTCGTTGTCTCGTCAGTCAAAATGCTACAGACCAAAGCGAGTTAATACTTAGAATGACCTGGACATTTGACAACAGATTGATATGGGTACGTTAAAGAAGGCTAAGACAGTAGGGGAATACCTcattcaaaacattatttaaaaatgaaaaagggAAATGTGACAATGTTAAGGTAAAAAGATATAGTTACAGAAATATTTGgctttatcataaataaactcattaCTGATAAAATTACTCTATCAATTACAAACTGGAGAGACAACCGCTTactgttttattcatattttggctgaactttttattttctattacctTTAAAGCATGTGTGTAATTGCATCttctttttatcaaatttatttaaaatcttgaaaacaattgtaaatataattcaattctgTCTTACCAACCAACTAacaatcatatataatattcgtttcataatAGCAAATACgagttgaatttaataatgaatgaaaCGAACCAATCATGAGCGGACCAATGGCCGAGGATTATACAATCAGCTATGACTGGCAATGACCATTTATAACGAGCCGTATCTCACTGCCGTCTCCTCAGTCCTCACTCTTGAGATCGAGTAATCCTGACGGCTCGAGTGTTAGTACCCGGAACATACCTCACAAAttggtaataatataattttgagtgTATCTGGTCTTAAACAAGTTTTTCTAAGAAACGCAAGGTGAGTTCAAGGTGGATACTAAccgagatataaaatttataatgcaGCGTTCGttcttatatgtaatattgaaaatggTAAGTTGATTTAGAGTGTGCTCGTATCAGGTCGGCGACATCGCGTTATAAGGCGAtcgttttaaagatatatgggagaattaaaatatcaaaaagattTGCAAAGTTGAAATCATTCACTTGAGAacgaaacattaaataacattgaaagcggtctataataataatctattgaACGTGACTTGTTTATAGAAGTTGGaccgataatattatttgttttagccTCAGCTGAAGTAAACATATTAGCATACAATTACttacaaatgtattattcttaattaaataagcatTTGTAGAAAATAGTAGGACGCAAGTTACTAATTATTTAGTAGAGATGATTTACAAATGATTCTATTTATTAGAGTTTATATTGTGAATTGTGAAACACATAACATGTTCTAGACATGCCTCTTAAGATAGAGAAGATAACTGATCCGCTGACGCTTGGCGAGGGTCCTCATTGGGATGACAGGCAGCAGGCATTGTTGTTCGTGGACATCCTCGCGTGTACTATACATAAATACGTGTTGTCCTCTAAGAAACACACGAAAACTAAACTcggtaatatttatatatcactcGCATCAAACACatcgatattaaaattatattttattgtactagTGATTGTATCGTTTTGGTTTGTTAGACGGTCGACCGGGCTTCATAGTACCGGTGGAGGGCGAAACGGACCAATATATAATAGGTTTGGAGTTGTCCTTTGTCATAATACAATGGGACGGCGAGGAAGGCAGCCCGGCGAAGGTTCTCCGTACATTAGCCGACGTCGACCAGGACGTGTCTCCCAAACCCAGGATTAACGATGGGAAGGCCGACCCTCGAGGGCGGATTTTTGCAGGTAAAGTATTAATTGGAACGACTTCTGGATCACTGAAGCTCTTTgtgtgtaaatattattcatatacttTCTCTGTGTTGTAAATAGGCTCCATAGGCTATGAGAATCCTCCTGGTAAGTTTTCGCCAAAACAGTGTTCACTGTACCGTCTGGATAAGAGTGAGGTGAAGAAAGTGTGCGGAGACATAACGGTGTCCAACGGACTGGCCTGGGACCTGGAGAGAAAGGCCTTCTATTATATCGACAGCATGGACTTAAAGATTAGGAGATACGATTACGACGTTGACTCTGGGGATGTTTGTGAGTGAGCCGTAGCGTAAGACATTACATAAAGCTTTCATTTGACCCTCGCTTTCTAAGTTATCGTCAACATTCAAATTACAATAAAGGGTCAGcatctaatataattaatttttttaaactttcagcGAACATGAAGTATATATTCGATCTGCAGGCCAACGGTGTAGAGGGCTTCCCTGACGGAGCCACGATAGACTCGGACGGTAACCTGTGGGTCGCCGTGTTCTCAGGCTCCTGCGTCCTCCAGGTGGATCCGGTCCGAGGGACATTGATACAGAAGCTGGCGATCCCCGCCAGTCAAGTGACCTCCGTTACGTTCGGAGGTCCCGACTTCGATGTCATGTTCGTAACATCGGCCAGTGTCGACTACACGGGCCCCCAGGAACCTCCCGGAGGGTGCACCTTCATGATCACAGGCGTCGGAGCCAAGGGTCTTCCTAATGTTTGCTACAAGCTCCAGTAAACTTTTTTTCAGTACAGAAACTTTCAAAAAGtaactatacatttttaatctcTCTATTAAAACTAACATCCTGTAAAacggttttattataaagcacTAATCTATCCGACTCAAAAGCGAATTAAATGTGCCGGTGAGGACTGGTGATGAATGACTCTCCTCCCAGCTGTCTACCTCGGAGCGGAACTGGTCATTACGtctatcaattaatttttttcaccaCACTTGTtggtacattttaatatcaaataaatgagACATATATACCTTCCGTAGTATTCATTTGCAAAACTTACAATACTCACTGGACATAATGTTTCTATAAGCTGTACAaagcacaaaaaatataattcaggGATAAATTTAGGTACTCATATTGATCATAAACGAAATAACATCTTTGGAGGCTAAAAGAGATGGGTTGCGTCTGTAATGAAACAGCTCAAACAAGTGTCACTCATTACTATAAGACATTGGATGACATCGCCGTAGCGTAGCCGACTCACTCACTCACGCCTTTCAGTCACAGTTCATATATCACACAATAGAATATGATTATTACTGAACCCGATAGAAACTAGCGTGTTATAAGTCCTAGaaagagattgttacaaaaatcttccacaaaaatacaatatttaaatagcagTGTGAATAACCAGATGACACGTATGATTTTAAGTGAAAACTGTAGTGGAgagttttatgaaatacaaaaagatGACAAAGATATTAGTGTGGAGTGTGGGTTAGAAATGTAGAGAGGTTGTTTAAATACTATGGACAGAGTTGGGTTAAGATCTCAGATCCGTTCTGATCTCAGTTCCGTGTCCTGTatcttaaacattaaacaaaatctgACTCCAGAGCCATCGGTTATAATTACCCAAGATGAACTTAGCTCGTAAATAACAAGTCAAAGGTTATTTTCTTAAAGgggtttgtattatttttaggcgatcaattgttttacttaaatattctcAGTATGACGTCACAGTCCGTTTAGCGACGGAATGTTTTCAGTCGTCTCCTGACAATTCTGAACTCGCCAACTTAGTCgtatatgagacgaaacctcttagcgtTCAATGGATTCagcgtgcgggtg
This genomic window from Danaus plexippus chromosome 14, MEX_DaPlex, whole genome shotgun sequence contains:
- the LOC116769837 gene encoding regucalcin-like, with protein sequence MPLKIEKITDPLTLGEGPHWDDRQQALLFVDILACTIHKYVLSSKKHTKTKLDGRPGFIVPVEGETDQYIIGLELSFVIIQWDGEEGSPAKVLRTLADVDQDVSPKPRINDGKADPRGRIFAGSIGYENPPGKFSPKQCSLYRLDKSEVKKVCGDITVSNGLAWDLERKAFYYIDSMDLKIRRYDYDVDSGDVSNMKYIFDLQANGVEGFPDGATIDSDGNLWVAVFSGSCVLQVDPVRGTLIQKLAIPASQVTSVTFGGPDFDVMFVTSASVDYTGPQEPPGGCTFMITGVGAKGLPNVCYKLQ